The genomic stretch AGAGAAATATTTCTTCCCTCATTAATACAAATGAGAACACTTACATTGTTCTTATTCTTTAGACATGTTATTGTGAcaaataatattttattttctttctatttGTTGTTCTCTTCAGTTATTCTTCGATGACAGTATCCGCTATTTAATGACAGCGAAACGTTTGGGCCTCCATACGGTTGCGGTAAGTAGTCCCACCCAGTTAGTTATGACAACTGAACAAATAGTATTTGCATTTTGTTTGAGCACTTCAATTTAAGTATTATAATTAGTGTTCCACTTTAGAGTTTTCCACATACATAGTTTGTATTTGATTTGTTTTCCACTTTTGAACATCAATTATTTTCCAAAGGAATGATATTTTGAAAGAAACAGTTTTATTTGGAGGATGATCTTGTATTTCGCTTTAACCCCTTTCCATCTATATCTATGAAGTGTCAATTGAAACAAGTGTCGGTTATCTTATGTTGTTCAATTTTTGGTCTTTTTTTAATGCAACGATGTACATAAATATAACAGTGATATTGCAAAGACGAGGTTTGAAATAAAGGCATAGTAAATAGGAAACGATTATATTCATAATGTAACAACGAATATAGTAACTTCTAAAAGTTACTGTAAATTAAACTATCCTCTACTAATATCAATATCTGAAAAACAATCCAACAAGGATCAACCTATTAATGAATACTTCTTTCCTGTGAAAGCTTGAAATTCTTTGGTTTTTGTCTTCTTCTTAGGTGACTCTTGACTTTCAGTTTTTAGAGAAACATTAGCTGCATTTCCTTTTGACCCAAAAACAAGCTTTCCAGAAGAAATCTTGGTCTTATTTTCAATTTCTTGTTGCTGCTGCTTTAGAATTGGAGTCGATGCCTGTGTCGCCGGTTTTCCATCCAAACGCCGTCTCGAACCACAGAACGGAATCACTTCAGGAGTCTTTGTTAAGGAATCACTATGAAAGGAAAACATGTATATCCAATTTGGTAAGGACACCGTCCCTTCGTCAGCTATGAATTCTAAAACTCCGCAGTGAGTAATTTTATCAGTAGAAGGACTTCTCAGTTCAAATAACATTGGATATTCTATGTTCATACGAGCTGCAAGATTTTAACAAGAATATGAATATGAATTTAAGATAGGAAAAATATTTAAATCGTTGAAACTTGAGTTACGAATATAAAGTTACCGAGGCATTCTAGAGCCGAAGCAGGCATGATAACCGAAAGAAAAGAGAATTTGCATTAGCTATTGAAATTATCACAATGATTGATGATTGATACAAAAGAATAAAATGTAACCAAGTAAGATGTTAGTGCACATACTTTTATCACCACATTCCAGAATTTTGGCTGCAAAAAATCAGAAAAGAAAGAATCAGTATTTTACAAAGATGATCTATGCTTATATTTGAAAACCATTTGATGACATACCCTATCGAGAGATGAGACCGAAAAACAACGGTAAGAATGCTCAAAAATTGCATTCTGCCGCAGATTCCTCCTAAGTCCATTAAAAACCACATTGCACTGATGATCATTCTGCCGCAAATTCCTCGTATGCTCATAAAAAATCCAATTGCAATGATGATCATTCTGCTGCAGATTCCTCCTATGCCCATAAAAAACCTCATTGCACTGATGATCATTCTGCCGCAGATTCCTCGTATGCCCATAAAAAATCCCATTGCACTGATGATCATTCTGCTGCAGATTCCTCTTATGCCCATAAAAAAACTCATTGCACTGATGACCATTCTGCCGCAGATTTCTCCTATGTACATAAAAAACCCCATTGCCCTGATGATCATTCTGCCGCAGATTCCTCGTATGCCCATAAAAAGCCCCATTGCACTGATGATCATTCTGCTGCACATTCCTCCTATGCCCATAAAAAACCTCATTCCATTGATGATCTAGATGATCATTCTGCTGCAGATTCCTCTCATACTCATGAATATCCTCATTCAACCGATTTAGATGCTCATTCCGCCGCAGATTCCTCCTATGTCCATAAAAAACCCCATTGCGCTGATGATCGTTCTGCCGCAAATTCCACCTATGCCCATAAAAAACCTCATTCCACTGATGATCTAGATGATCATTCTGCTGCAGATTCCTCTCGTACTCATGAATATCCTCGTTCAACCGATTTAGATGATCATTCTGCCGCAGATTCCTCGTATGCCCATAAAAAACCCCATTCTACTGATGATCATTCTGCTGCAGATTCCTCCTATGCCCATAAAAAACTCCATTCCACTGATGATCTAGATGATCATTCTGCTGCAGATGCCTCTCATACTCATGAATATCCTCATTCAACCTATTTAGATGATCATTCTGCTGCATATTCCTCGGATACTGATGAATATCCTCAGCTAACTGATCTAGATCCTCATAAAAATCCTCATCCGATTGATCATCATCATATTCATATGAGTGATTACTTATTAGATCTTCAGACAAATTATTTTCAGGTGAAACATTATTCACCTCTTGCAAATCCTCATTCAACTGATTTTCATCAGAATTCTACAAGAAAAAAACAGTTAATGCAACCACATTAATAACCATAATAAGCAACAAAGAACTCAGTATTAACATATATATTCTGAATCAAGAACATACAAactttaaaataaaaaagacaaATAACATACCATATTGAGCTGAGAATAGATGATAATCGATTAACTGCAAAAggaaaacaaaaataaactatAAGCAACATAAAAGAACTAGCAATAATCAAGTTTCATATATAGAACATTATGATCGCACTAACCTTGGAATTAGAAAAAACCAACGAGTATTGTTAAGCGAAGAAAGTCCagtgttttgaaaaaaaattctagTTTCAGAAACAAATAGTGGTTTGAGAATAAGGTTTTAACTAGTTTATATAATGACACGTGAGAGGTTCAAAGGAATCCTAATAAACCCATTATTTTAAGCCTTAAAATTCTTAAATTTGTTATTCTTAATAACATAATTATTTCAGAAGATTTATCTTATTTATTCATGgatataatttatttatttttagatTTATTAAATAACTAATCTATCTGATATAATAATAGGTCATATacatttattatttaataaatttaaaaaaactGTAATTTATAAATAGAATCAAAGAgaatattaaaaaataaatttaagtAAAAAGGAGTGATatattaataatataaattaattttatacCATTAATGTGTATACCACCAagtttaaaattttaaattatttagGTGAGATATTAGAATGATATATTCTTACGATGTCACTAAatctaaaatataaatattttattttatctaaAATATAAAAGTTCTTAAATAATTTAATGTCTAAATAAAGTTTAgcaattttttatatttattttttaattatttaataaaaacTAATATTTCTGCCTCTAACTACTAGAAAAATCTAAACTTCTTTcttcaaaaatatattttatagGTCCCTTCAATTAgttaataaaattaatttaaatattaaaacaTTATTTCCTTAATGCActataatataatatatatatatatatataatatatagattatatatatatatatatatatatatattatataatatatatatattatataatatatatatatatatattatatatatatatatatatataatgtattttaaattcaatattaatgtttaaattaattgattttaattattatttattaatggaaatattattgttttatttatttaattttatatattttataatataaTCTATAACATTATACTTTTCAATTGAACGCTAAATTTTATAATAAAAACattaaatatttatatattaaaTTTGACATTGATTATGCTCCCAATTAAAAAGTATAAAACTTTTCCATTAatcaaatcaaaatataaaataataCCTCTTTGACAGATCGTTTTCTAATTTTCttttataaatatttaatttgatgAAAATTTAAAAGGTTAGTTGTTcatttaataaaattaaattcATTAATAAATTAAAGATTAGTTGCCgtaaaaaaaatttaaataatcATTGTTATGCTCCCAATTATTGTACTTACACGGGTTGAATATGGATATGAGACCCCGGATAATGGTATAGGAAATTAACGTTATGTACATCACCTAACTCTGCTTACGTTGCAGACTAGGAATAGAAAGCTCTGAGTATGGGATATTCTAATAAACTCATTATTTTATACCGTAAAAGTCTTAAATTTTTTATTCTCAATAATATAATTATTTCAAAAGATTTAGTTATTCCATACCATCCAATTTGGTAAGGACACAGTCCCTTCGTCAGTTGTGAATTCTAAAACTCCGTAGTGAGTAGTTCTTTCAACCGAAGATTTTCAATTCAAATAACATTGGATATTCTAATAAACCCATTATTTTATGCCGTAAAAGTCTTAAATTTGTTATTCTCAACAATATAATTATCTCTGAAGATTTAATTATTCAATTCCATCCAATTTGGTAAGGACACAGTCCCTTCATTAGCTATGAATTCTAAAACTCCGCAGTGAGTAGTTCTTTCGGCGGAAGAATTTTTCAATTCAAATAACATAAGATATTCTAATAAACCCATTATTTTATGCCGTAAAAGTCTTAAATTTGTTATTCTCaataatataattatttttaaagATTTAGTTATTCCATTCATCCAATTTGGTAAGGACAGTCCCTTCATTTGTGCAGTGACCGGTTCTTTCGGCAGAAGAATTTTTCAATTTAAATAACATAAGATATTTTAATAAACCCATTATTTTATATCAAAAAAAAAGTCTTAAATTTGTTATTCTCAATAATATAATTATTTCGGAAGATTTAGTTATTCCATTCCATCTTATTTATTTATAGAtatactttatttttatttttattatttattgaATAATTAATATATGTGATATAATAATAGACCAATAAATCATATACATTGATCAtttaataatttgaaaaaataaattgtattttatgaataaaaataaaGAGAATATTAAAAagtaaatataaataaaaatgAGTGTTACACTGATAATATAAATTAACTTTATACTAGCAACATGTATGAagtttaatattttaaattactTATATAATATTTCAGAATTATATATATATCTATTGGATAAAGTGTATTTCCATTGAACCcaaaatataaatattttattttatctaaAATATAAAAGTTCTTAAATAATTTAATGTCTAAGTAAAGTTTAGttatgttttatatttattttttaatatttaatgGAAACTAACTAGTAGAAAAATCTAAACTTCTTTCTTCAAAAATATATTTTACAGGTCCTTCAATTAGTTACGAATATAAACTTACCAAGGCATTCTAGAGCCGAAGAAGACATGATATCCGAAAGAAAAGAGAATTTGCATTAGCTATTGAAATTATCACAATGGTTGATGATTgatacaaaataataaaatgtaACCAAGTATTATTGAATATTTTACAAGGATGATCTATGCTTATATTTGAAAACCATCTGATGACATATCCTATTGAGAGATGAGACCGAAAAACAACGGTAAGAATGCTCAAAAATTGTACTCTGTCGCAGATTCCTCCTATATCCATAAAAAACCTCATTGCACTGATGATCATTCTGCTGCAGATTCCACATATGCCCATAAAAAACCTCATTACACTGATGATCATTCTGCTGCAGATTCCTCCTATGACCATAAAAAAACTCATTGCACTGATGATCATTCTGCCGCAGATTCCTCCTATGCCCATAAAAAACCTCATTCCATTGATGATCATTCTGCCGCAGATTCCTCCTATGCCCATAAAAAAACCCATAGCACTGATGATCATTCTGTTGCAGATTCCTCTTATGCCCATAAAAACCTCATTGCACTGATGATCATTCTCCCGCCGCAGATTCCTCCTATGCCCATAAAAAACCCCATTGCACCGATGATCATTCTGCCTCCGTAGATTCTTCCTATGCCCATAAAAAAAACCATTGCACTGATGATCATTCTGCCGCCGCAGATTCCTTCTATGCCCATAAAAAACCTCATCCCATTGATGATCATTCTGCCGCAGATTCCTCCTATGCCCATAAAAAACCCCATTGCACTGGTAATCATTCTGCCGCCGAAGATTCCTCCTATGCCCATAAAAAACCCCATTGCACTGATGATCATTCTGCCGCCGAAGATTCCTCTTATGCCCATAAAAAAACTCATTGCACAGATTATTATTCTGCCGTCGCAGATTCCTCCTATGCCCATAAAAAACCTCATTGCACTGATGATCATTCTGCCGCAGATTCCGCCTATGCCCATAAAAAAACCCATTGCACTAATGATCATTCTGCCGCAGATTCCTCCTATGCCCATAAAAAACCCATTGCACAGATGATCATTCTGCCGCAGATTCCTCTTAAGCCCACAAAAAACCTCATTGCACTGATGATCATTCCGCCGCAGATTCATCCTATGCCCATAAAAAACCCCATTGCACTGATGATCATTCTGCTGCAGATTCTTCATATGTCCATAAAAATGCTTATTGCACTGATGATCATTTTGCCACAGATTCCTCTTATGCCCATAAAAATTTCCATTGCACTGATGATCATTCTGCTGCAGATTCCTTCTATGCCCATAAAAAAAACCATTGCACTGATGATCATTCTGCTGTAGATTCCTCCTATGCCCATAAAAAAAGTCATTGCACTGATGATCATTCTGGCGCAGATTCCTCCTATGCCCATAAAAAACCTCATTGCACTGATGATCATTCTGCCGCAGATTCATCCTATGCCCATTAAAAATCCCATTGCACTGATGATCATTCTGCCGCAGATTCCTCCTATGCTCATAAAAAAAACCATTGCGCTGATGATCATTCTGCCGCGGATTTCTCCTATGCCCATAAAAAACCTCATTGCACTGATGATC from Lathyrus oleraceus cultivar Zhongwan6 chromosome 7, CAAS_Psat_ZW6_1.0, whole genome shotgun sequence encodes the following:
- the LOC127105054 gene encoding uncharacterized protein LOC127105054; its protein translation is MNSDENLLNEDLQEVNNVSLENNLSEDQISNHSYEYDDDQSDEDFYEDLDQFAEDIHQYHRNLWRNEHLNRLNKDIHEYERNLQQNDHLDHQWNEVFYGHRRNLRQNDHQCNGFFYGHRRNLWQNDHQCNEVFYGHRRNPRQNDHQRNGFFYEHRRNLRQNDHQCNGIFNGHRMNLRQNDHQCNEVFYGHRRNLRQNDHQCNDFFYGHRRNLQQNDHQCNGFFYGHRRNLQQNDHQCNGNFYGHKRNLWQNDHQCNKHFYGHMKNLQQNDHQCNGVFYGHRMNLRRNDHQCNEVFCGLKRNLRQNDHLCNGFFMGIGGICGRMIISAMGFFMGIGGICGRMIISAMRFFMGIGGICDGRIIICAMSFFMGIRGIFGGRMIISAMGFFMGIGGIFGGRMITSAMGFFMGIGGICGRMIINGMRFFMGIEGICGGRMIISAMVFFMGIGRIYGGRMIIGAMGFFMGIGGICGGRMIISAMRFLWA